In one Corallococcus sp. EGB genomic region, the following are encoded:
- a CDS encoding AAA family ATPase: MPLTRLDIAGYRSVRQLHLELGPVTVVVGPNGSGKTNLYRALYLLAAAADGRLARTLAEEGGTPSVMWAGPRDPRKPVRLRVTVDLDDLTYELQCGIVPGPPPPTMFTLDPEVKEEHLWAHSGGRRLVLMERKDRTAFIRDADGKRVTFPTELWGAESVMAQLSEPHRFPRLGEVQRTLSAWRFYHHFRTDPDALPRHPQVGVRTPVLASDGRDLAAALQTLWEIGDDRALEQGIDDAFPGARLEIRAEEGRFSLFLHMPGLSRPMAAPELSDGTLRYLCLLAALLSPRPPPLLALNEPETSLHPDLLEPLGRLIVRASEDSQVWVTTHAESLARVIADKTGTSPVYLEKEQGATTVKRDGNDE; the protein is encoded by the coding sequence ATGCCCCTCACGCGTCTGGACATCGCAGGCTACCGCTCCGTACGTCAGCTCCACCTGGAGCTGGGGCCGGTGACCGTGGTGGTGGGGCCCAACGGCAGCGGCAAGACGAACCTGTACCGCGCGCTGTACCTGCTCGCGGCGGCGGCGGATGGGAGACTCGCGCGCACGCTGGCGGAGGAGGGCGGCACCCCGAGCGTGATGTGGGCCGGCCCCCGCGACCCCAGGAAGCCGGTGCGCCTGCGCGTGACGGTGGACCTGGACGACCTCACCTACGAATTGCAATGCGGCATCGTGCCCGGGCCGCCCCCGCCAACGATGTTCACCCTGGATCCGGAGGTGAAGGAGGAACACCTCTGGGCGCACTCCGGAGGCCGGCGTCTGGTGTTGATGGAGCGCAAGGACCGCACGGCCTTCATTCGCGACGCGGACGGCAAGCGCGTCACGTTCCCCACGGAGCTGTGGGGCGCGGAGTCGGTGATGGCTCAGCTCTCCGAACCGCACCGCTTCCCCAGACTGGGCGAGGTCCAGCGCACGTTGAGCGCGTGGCGCTTCTACCACCACTTCCGCACGGATCCGGACGCGCTGCCCCGGCACCCGCAGGTGGGCGTGCGCACGCCGGTGCTCGCGTCGGACGGGCGAGACCTCGCCGCGGCGCTCCAGACCCTCTGGGAGATTGGCGATGACCGCGCCCTGGAGCAGGGCATCGACGATGCCTTTCCCGGGGCAAGGCTGGAGATTCGAGCGGAGGAAGGCCGCTTCAGCCTCTTCCTGCACATGCCCGGCCTGTCGAGGCCCATGGCCGCGCCGGAGCTGTCGGACGGAACGCTGCGCTACCTGTGCCTGCTGGCGGCGCTGCTCAGTCCGAGGCCGCCGCCGCTCCTCGCGCTGAACGAGCCGGAGACCAGCCTGCACCCGGACCTGCTGGAGCCCCTGGGGCGGCTCATCGTGCGAGCCTCGGAGGACAGCCAGGTCTGGGTGACGACGCACGCGGAGAGCCTCGCGCGAGTCATCGCCGACAAGACCGGCACCTCGCCCGTGTACCTAGAGAAAGAGCAGGGCGCGACGACGGTGAAGCGCGACGGGAACGACGAATGA
- a CDS encoding response regulator, whose amino-acid sequence MAKIEKVLLVDDEDDIRTIGQLSLSRVGGWKAVLASSGAEALEKAGQECPDVILLDVMMPGMDGPTTFSRLRAQPATANTPIIFMTAKVQKQEVARYLELGAVGVIGKPFDPMTLPQEVRRLVP is encoded by the coding sequence ATGGCGAAAATCGAGAAGGTCCTGCTCGTGGACGACGAGGACGACATCCGCACCATCGGACAGTTGAGCCTGAGCCGTGTGGGCGGCTGGAAGGCGGTGCTCGCGTCCTCCGGCGCGGAGGCCCTGGAGAAGGCGGGCCAGGAGTGCCCCGACGTCATCCTCCTGGACGTGATGATGCCCGGCATGGACGGGCCCACCACCTTCAGCCGGCTGCGCGCCCAGCCCGCCACCGCGAACACGCCCATCATCTTCATGACCGCCAAGGTCCAGAAGCAGGAGGTGGCGCGCTACCTGGAGCTGGGCGCGGTGGGCGTCATCGGCAAGCCGTTCGACCCCATGACCCTGCCGCAGGAAGTCCGCCGCCTGGTGCCGTGA
- a CDS encoding LVIVD repeat-containing protein, whose protein sequence is MTPSLRLLGTGLFACVLSLSGCSDSDSPPVPDAGTPDPKPLVELTDYIDVVPNEPCMDSSYASPRANCTDPASFPLAGCDLDAVGALEPSGVYQALFRYNSLSAFSAGFRLDTNPRFLGGAPVYQQVGPQGFFLTGQFITSNNEHQLYALAGCRVPEPGRVTGCFVRCTNGVPEYSGTFDARRMNLAHEAATGAQPMRLVSETTVPVGDPVDVYVTKGHAYVVSLPRGDAPGGLSVFNVKDPVHPLFVTSVSLPNDNYWNGVWARGDALYIASSNSGVILYDITDPANPQYVRALPGGSLNVHTVFVDGIRLYAMSPSPNGETLMFNVDSPLNPYLLSRITVTAQAGSNYPHDAFAYQDRLYINHTTGGYVVMDVKRSDMTSVLGKYVFDGQFSHANAVGTINGRTIAFEGGERPGAHLRVLDVTDPAKIRLIGEVRKRPQTSIHNMVLKGTRLYVAWYHEGVRVFDVSTPEHPKEVAAFDSFQEAHPRSTNSLYQGATGIRVPGDGYVYVVDLSRGLLVLAEP, encoded by the coding sequence ATGACGCCTTCCCTTCGCCTCCTGGGCACGGGCCTGTTCGCCTGCGTCCTGTCCCTGTCCGGCTGTAGCGACTCCGACTCCCCTCCCGTGCCAGACGCGGGCACGCCGGATCCGAAGCCTCTGGTCGAGCTCACCGACTACATCGACGTGGTTCCCAACGAGCCCTGCATGGACTCGAGCTATGCGTCCCCTCGGGCGAACTGCACCGACCCGGCCAGCTTCCCCCTCGCGGGCTGTGACCTGGACGCGGTGGGCGCCCTGGAGCCGTCCGGCGTCTACCAGGCCCTCTTCCGCTACAACTCCCTGAGCGCGTTCAGCGCGGGCTTCCGCCTGGACACGAACCCCAGGTTCCTGGGCGGCGCCCCCGTGTACCAGCAGGTGGGCCCCCAGGGGTTCTTCCTCACCGGGCAGTTCATCACCTCCAACAACGAGCATCAGTTGTACGCGCTCGCCGGCTGCCGCGTGCCGGAGCCGGGCCGCGTCACCGGCTGCTTCGTGCGCTGCACCAACGGCGTGCCGGAGTACTCAGGCACCTTCGATGCCCGGCGGATGAACCTGGCCCACGAAGCGGCCACGGGTGCGCAGCCCATGCGCCTCGTCTCCGAGACCACCGTTCCGGTGGGCGACCCGGTGGACGTCTACGTCACCAAGGGGCACGCGTACGTGGTGTCCCTGCCCCGAGGCGACGCGCCCGGTGGCCTGAGCGTCTTCAACGTGAAGGATCCGGTCCACCCGCTCTTCGTCACCTCCGTGAGCCTGCCCAACGACAACTATTGGAACGGCGTCTGGGCCCGGGGCGATGCGCTCTACATCGCCAGCAGCAACTCCGGCGTCATCCTCTACGACATCACCGACCCGGCGAACCCCCAGTACGTGCGAGCGCTGCCCGGCGGCTCCCTCAACGTGCACACCGTGTTCGTTGACGGGATCCGGCTGTACGCCATGTCCCCGTCCCCCAACGGCGAGACGCTCATGTTCAACGTGGACTCGCCGCTGAACCCCTATCTGCTCAGCCGCATCACCGTGACCGCTCAGGCAGGGAGCAACTACCCGCACGACGCGTTCGCCTACCAGGACCGGCTGTACATCAACCATACGACCGGCGGCTACGTGGTCATGGACGTGAAGCGCTCGGACATGACGTCCGTGCTGGGCAAGTACGTCTTCGACGGCCAATTCAGCCACGCGAACGCGGTGGGCACCATCAACGGGCGCACCATCGCCTTCGAGGGCGGCGAGCGCCCGGGCGCGCACCTGCGCGTGCTGGACGTCACCGATCCGGCGAAAATCCGCCTCATCGGCGAGGTGCGCAAGCGCCCGCAGACGTCCATCCACAACATGGTGCTGAAGGGCACGCGGCTCTACGTCGCCTGGTACCACGAGGGCGTGCGCGTCTTCGACGTGTCCACCCCCGAGCACCCGAAGGAGGTGGCGGCCTTCGACTCGTTCCAGGAGGCCCACCCGCGCAGCACCAACAGCCTCTACCAGGGGGCCACCGGCATCCGCGTGCCGGGCGATGGGTACGTGTACGTCGTGGACCTGTCGCGCGGCCTGCTGGTGCTGGCGGAGCCGTGA
- a CDS encoding ATP-binding protein → MLAPSTPADESRRLQALRSLCLLDTPAQERFDRIVRTASHLFRMPIALVTLVDEDRQWFKARHGLDVTETPRESSFSGHAILTPTTFVVPDALKDPRFHDNPFVLGAPFVRFYAGHPLRAVDGSRVGTLCLIDSHPRDFSDADRAALAGLAAWAEGELNAMDERAARTALEQQERFFEVSVDMLCIAAMDGTFLRLSRAWSRTLGFSEAELYSASLVDLALEEDRAATSRHLARAREGLPVLQFEHRARCRDGSWRWLQWNAVPDPEEGLLYAVARDVTQARRLEEERQRVERMKNEFISTVSHELRTPLTSIRGSLGLLNGGIVGPLDPQVEEMVNIAHRNSERLLRLINDILDLEKVESGRLDLKLVPTDVAPLLTQALLAHQGYAAEYGVRLEAVVDIPDARARVDEDRFIQVLANLLSNAIKFSPQGERVTLSLTREDGALRVGVQDHGPGIPEAFQAHVFQKFAQADASDTRKRPGTGLGLSIAHGLVARMGGTLRFTTSPSTGTRFSFDLPECEPGPEAA, encoded by the coding sequence ATGCTTGCTCCCTCGACGCCGGCGGATGAGTCGCGGCGCCTCCAGGCGCTGCGTTCGCTGTGTCTGCTGGACACGCCTGCCCAGGAACGCTTCGACCGCATCGTGCGCACGGCGTCGCACCTGTTCCGCATGCCCATCGCGCTCGTCACCCTCGTTGACGAGGACCGCCAGTGGTTCAAGGCCCGCCACGGCCTGGACGTCACCGAGACGCCGCGCGAGTCGTCGTTCTCCGGCCACGCCATCCTCACCCCCACCACCTTCGTGGTGCCGGACGCGCTGAAGGACCCGCGCTTCCACGACAACCCCTTCGTGCTGGGCGCGCCCTTCGTCCGCTTCTACGCGGGCCACCCGCTGCGCGCCGTGGACGGCAGCCGCGTGGGCACGCTGTGCCTCATCGACTCGCACCCCCGCGACTTCTCCGACGCGGACCGCGCCGCGCTCGCGGGGCTGGCCGCCTGGGCGGAAGGGGAGCTCAACGCCATGGACGAGCGCGCGGCCCGCACGGCGCTGGAGCAGCAGGAGCGCTTCTTCGAGGTCTCCGTGGACATGCTCTGCATCGCCGCCATGGACGGCACCTTCCTGCGCCTGTCCCGCGCCTGGAGCCGCACCCTGGGCTTCAGCGAGGCGGAGCTCTACAGCGCGTCCCTGGTGGACCTGGCCCTGGAGGAGGACCGCGCCGCCACCTCGCGGCACCTCGCCCGCGCCCGGGAGGGCCTGCCCGTCCTCCAGTTCGAGCACCGCGCCCGCTGCCGCGACGGCTCCTGGCGCTGGCTCCAGTGGAACGCCGTGCCGGACCCGGAGGAGGGGCTGCTCTACGCCGTCGCCCGCGACGTCACCCAGGCCCGCCGGCTGGAGGAGGAGCGCCAGCGCGTGGAGCGGATGAAGAACGAGTTCATCTCCACCGTGAGCCACGAGCTGCGCACGCCGCTCACCTCCATCCGCGGCTCGCTGGGCCTGCTCAACGGCGGCATCGTGGGCCCGTTGGATCCGCAGGTGGAGGAGATGGTGAACATCGCCCACCGGAACAGCGAACGGCTGCTGCGGCTCATCAACGACATCCTGGACCTGGAGAAGGTGGAGTCCGGCCGGCTGGACCTGAAGCTGGTGCCCACGGACGTGGCCCCGCTGCTCACCCAGGCGCTCCTGGCCCACCAGGGCTACGCGGCCGAGTACGGCGTGCGCCTGGAGGCCGTGGTGGACATCCCCGACGCCCGCGCCCGCGTGGACGAGGACCGCTTCATCCAGGTGCTGGCCAACCTCCTGTCCAATGCCATCAAGTTCTCCCCCCAGGGCGAGCGCGTCACCCTGTCCCTCACCCGCGAGGACGGCGCCCTGCGCGTGGGCGTGCAGGACCACGGCCCGGGCATCCCGGAGGCCTTCCAGGCCCACGTCTTCCAGAAGTTCGCCCAGGCGGACGCGTCCGACACCCGCAAGCGCCCCGGCACCGGCCTGGGGCTGAGCATCGCGCACGGGCTGGTGGCCCGCATGGGGGGCACCCTGCGCTTCACCACCTCCCCCTCCACCGGCACCCGCTTCTCCTTCGACTTGCCCGAGTGCGAACCCGGGCCCGAGGCCGCCTGA
- a CDS encoding helix-turn-helix domain-containing protein codes for MNEELAITVGNAARAARERQGLTQGDVASQVGIAMEVYSRMERGRVLPSSTTLRRLCMVLRIRADTLLGLDGPSPPEEARTLALADREEDPPGLRRLVRALRPLDEEALKAMGLIIQGALALRGR; via the coding sequence ATGAACGAGGAGCTGGCCATCACGGTGGGCAACGCGGCGCGGGCGGCCCGCGAGCGGCAGGGCCTGACCCAGGGCGACGTCGCCAGCCAGGTGGGGATCGCCATGGAGGTCTACAGCCGCATGGAGCGCGGACGGGTGCTGCCCAGCTCCACCACCCTGCGCAGGCTGTGCATGGTGTTGCGCATCCGCGCGGACACGCTCCTGGGATTGGACGGGCCCTCGCCGCCGGAGGAGGCGCGCACGCTGGCCCTGGCGGACCGCGAGGAGGATCCGCCGGGGCTGCGCCGGCTGGTGCGCGCGCTGCGGCCCCTGGATGAAGAGGCCTTGAAGGCCATGGGCCTCATCATCCAGGGCGCGCTCGCGCTGCGCGGCCGCTGA
- a CDS encoding serine/threonine-protein kinase — translation MNLEGGHPLLLQPQEVVGSFRLLKRLATGGYGTVFLAETGGFHVALKFALQGPQDAEDGSQVDARTLKEVSVLHRMTHPNVVALRGYHRWPHPLTGYLFLVMDYVEGPTLSDWAVETKPTARQVARLFAELALTLDFIHRAGVRHRDIKGSNIIVRASDARPVLVDFGSSDHACAPAITDGRPPPGTPSYRSPELLRYWLSNPKGMARYNYQPTDDLYSLGLTLFQVLTGDFPYPPDLPAAALLDGIQAIKGRSARALNPRVPRALNDICDRLLRRDASQRYQMGADLYTDLSTALERAPDSWDTPLFAAPPLHEAVTEESDAYFDGDEEARELRRWARARERRVPGAAPHSSASTPPVTPTSGPSLGLAAPLPPPMPWWVARRLAWRRQWERWLRRLGLRRGG, via the coding sequence ATGAACCTGGAAGGAGGACATCCGCTGCTCCTTCAGCCCCAGGAGGTGGTGGGCAGCTTCCGGCTGCTGAAGCGCCTGGCCACGGGGGGCTACGGCACCGTGTTCCTGGCGGAGACCGGGGGCTTCCACGTGGCGCTGAAGTTCGCGCTCCAGGGGCCGCAGGACGCCGAGGACGGCTCGCAGGTGGACGCGCGCACGCTGAAGGAGGTGAGCGTGCTGCACCGCATGACCCACCCCAACGTGGTGGCGCTGCGCGGCTACCACCGCTGGCCGCACCCGCTCACGGGCTACCTCTTCCTGGTCATGGACTACGTGGAGGGTCCCACGCTGTCGGACTGGGCGGTGGAGACGAAGCCCACGGCGCGGCAGGTGGCGCGGCTGTTCGCGGAGCTGGCGCTGACGCTGGACTTCATCCACCGCGCGGGCGTGCGCCACCGCGACATCAAGGGCAGCAACATCATCGTGCGCGCGTCGGACGCGCGGCCGGTGCTGGTGGACTTCGGCTCCAGCGACCACGCCTGCGCGCCGGCCATCACGGACGGGCGGCCGCCGCCGGGCACGCCCAGCTACCGCAGCCCGGAGCTCCTGCGCTACTGGTTGAGCAACCCCAAGGGCATGGCTCGCTACAACTATCAGCCCACGGACGATCTCTACTCGCTGGGGCTCACGCTCTTCCAGGTGCTCACGGGGGACTTCCCCTACCCTCCGGACCTGCCGGCCGCGGCGCTGCTGGACGGCATCCAGGCCATCAAGGGGCGCTCCGCGCGCGCGCTCAACCCGCGCGTGCCCCGCGCCCTCAATGACATCTGCGACCGGCTGCTGCGCCGGGACGCCAGCCAGCGCTACCAGATGGGCGCGGACCTCTACACCGACCTGAGCACCGCGCTGGAGCGCGCCCCGGACAGCTGGGACACGCCGCTGTTCGCCGCGCCGCCGCTCCACGAGGCCGTCACGGAGGAGTCCGACGCGTACTTCGACGGCGACGAGGAGGCCCGCGAGCTGCGCCGCTGGGCCCGCGCCCGGGAGCGGCGCGTCCCCGGCGCGGCGCCCCACTCCAGCGCGTCCACGCCGCCCGTGACGCCGACGTCTGGACCGTCACTGGGGCTGGCCGCGCCCCTGCCTCCGCCCATGCCCTGGTGGGTGGCCCGGCGGCTGGCGTGGCGCAGACAATGGGAGCGGTGGCTCCGGCGTCTGGGATTGCGCCGGGGCGGATGA
- a CDS encoding helix-turn-helix domain-containing protein: MNENLYTIFGAAAREARLRLGLTQADVAERVGIAMEVYSRMERGRMLPRAQTLRRLCDVLSVSADALLGVGPGSAQAQVRSPPRQEDSLELRRLVRTLRELEPPRLKAVARVVRTVVSVMPPKPAPGASPTARKKPAPPARKRRAG, translated from the coding sequence GTGAACGAAAACCTGTACACGATATTCGGAGCCGCCGCCCGCGAAGCGCGGCTGCGGTTGGGACTCACGCAGGCGGACGTGGCCGAGCGCGTGGGCATCGCCATGGAGGTCTACAGCCGCATGGAGCGCGGCCGCATGCTGCCCCGCGCCCAGACCCTGCGGCGCCTGTGCGACGTGCTCTCCGTGTCCGCGGACGCGCTCCTGGGCGTGGGGCCCGGCTCCGCGCAGGCGCAGGTCCGCTCCCCGCCGCGCCAGGAGGACTCGCTGGAGCTGCGCCGGCTGGTGCGCACGCTGCGCGAGCTGGAGCCCCCCAGGCTCAAGGCCGTGGCGCGCGTGGTGCGCACGGTGGTGTCCGTCATGCCTCCGAAGCCTGCTCCCGGGGCCTCGCCCACCGCCCGGAAGAAGCCCGCGCCCCCTGCCCGGAAGCGACGCGCCGGTTAG
- a CDS encoding diguanylate cyclase, with product MDALAQRRPDLLLLDVRMPGPSGFDLCRIPRLTPEWQALPGLLITAQVGLELRLAAFQAGADAPGQARAEGGAARPRARAPGAGTAVARAHGARRAHRPVAALSLRGGGGLGRLLGARFRREDLRARWGGEEFVVALPGVSAESAKELLSRTAEELAGMSFESDEGESLHVTFSAGLAVAPKDGTTLDELLRVADARLYRAKENGRDRIEAE from the coding sequence CTGGACGCGCTCGCGCAGCGCCGCCCGGACCTGCTGCTGTTGGACGTGCGGATGCCCGGGCCCAGCGGGTTCGACCTGTGCCGCATCCCGCGCCTGACGCCGGAGTGGCAGGCGCTGCCCGGCCTGCTCATCACCGCGCAGGTGGGGCTGGAGCTCCGCCTGGCCGCGTTCCAGGCCGGCGCGGATGCACCTGGCCAAGCCCGTGCTGAAGGAGGAGCTGCGCGCCCGCGTGCGCGCGCGCCTGGAGCGGGCACGGCTGTCGCGCGAGCGCACGGAGCGAGACGCGCTCACCGGCCTGTTGCTGCGCTGTCCCTTCGTGGCGGCGGTGGGCTGGGACGGCTGCTGGGCGCGCGCTTCCGCCGCGAGGACCTGCGCGCCCGCTGGGGTGGCGAGGAGTTCGTCGTCGCGCTCCCGGGGGTGTCCGCGGAGAGCGCGAAGGAGCTCCTCTCCCGCACGGCGGAGGAGCTGGCGGGGATGTCCTTCGAGAGCGACGAGGGCGAGTCCCTCCACGTCACCTTCAGCGCCGGACTCGCGGTGGCGCCGAAGGACGGCACCACCCTGGACGAGCTGCTGCGCGTCGCCGACGCCCGGCTCTACCGGGCGAAGGAGAACGGCCGCGACCGCATCGAAGCGGAGTGA